Proteins encoded by one window of Pseudokineococcus lusitanus:
- the ggt gene encoding gamma-glutamyltransferase, whose translation MAARRTTAPTSPARRRRATAVGAAVVLVAGALAGAAPAAAERPGGRGGDPVPAPPAAPGAVGTGGAVATVDPYATQAGLDVLAAGGNAADAAVAAAAVLGVVEPYSAGIGGGGFFLHHDAETGVTTALDGRETAPATYDETTFTDGEGRALPFADVVGSGLSVGAPGTPATWEKAADELGTMPLADLLRPARDLARRGFVVDPTFSAQTAANAERFRVFPETAKVYLPGGEVPQAGDVFRNPGMARAYDELMRDGAAALSDGRMGAAVVRTARNPRTTGKEVYRGELTRADLQAYEVRTPEPVRSDYRGLEVVGMPVPSSGGIAIAETLNLLEAYDGLTGEALPDVAEDAYLHRFAEASATAFADRNRWVGDVEGVPTAELVSQGFADERACGLFDADVAAPRPIPFGSPDGDYACDADAGSTALTRDDHGTTHLTVADASGDVVSYTLTIEQTGGSGITVPGYGFLLNNELTDFNFVPVTAGVPDPNLPGPGKRPRSSMAPTVVLQDGVAVGGLGSPGGATIITTVGQVLTGYVDRDLPVVDAIAAPRISSRNGATTQAEPAITDGPLGAALTARGHRLATSAEIGAATAVRLLPDGRVEAGAETTRRGGGAAGVVDPS comes from the coding sequence ATGGCCGCGCGCAGGACCACCGCCCCCACCTCCCCGGCCCGACGACGTCGCGCCACCGCCGTCGGTGCCGCCGTCGTCCTCGTCGCCGGGGCCCTCGCCGGGGCCGCTCCCGCGGCCGCCGAGCGCCCCGGAGGCCGGGGCGGCGACCCGGTGCCTGCCCCGCCCGCCGCGCCGGGTGCCGTCGGCACCGGGGGCGCCGTCGCGACGGTCGACCCGTACGCCACGCAGGCCGGGCTCGACGTCCTCGCCGCCGGTGGCAACGCCGCCGACGCCGCGGTCGCGGCCGCCGCGGTCCTCGGTGTCGTGGAGCCCTACTCGGCGGGCATCGGCGGCGGTGGCTTCTTCCTCCACCACGACGCCGAGACGGGCGTGACGACGGCGCTCGACGGTCGCGAGACCGCTCCCGCGACGTACGACGAGACGACCTTCACCGACGGCGAGGGCCGGGCGCTGCCCTTCGCCGACGTCGTCGGCTCGGGCCTGTCCGTCGGCGCCCCGGGCACGCCCGCGACGTGGGAGAAGGCCGCCGACGAGCTCGGCACCATGCCGCTGGCCGACCTGCTGCGGCCGGCGCGCGACCTCGCGCGGCGCGGCTTCGTCGTCGACCCGACGTTCTCCGCGCAGACCGCCGCCAACGCCGAGCGCTTCCGGGTCTTCCCCGAGACGGCGAAGGTGTACCTGCCGGGCGGGGAGGTGCCCCAGGCGGGCGACGTCTTCCGCAACCCCGGCATGGCCAGGGCCTACGACGAGCTCATGCGCGACGGCGCCGCCGCCCTGTCCGACGGCCGGATGGGCGCCGCGGTGGTCCGCACCGCCCGCAACCCCCGGACGACGGGCAAGGAGGTCTACCGCGGCGAGCTGACCCGCGCCGACCTGCAGGCCTACGAGGTCCGCACCCCCGAGCCGGTCCGCTCGGACTACCGGGGCCTCGAGGTCGTCGGCATGCCCGTGCCGTCGTCCGGCGGCATCGCCATCGCCGAGACGCTCAACCTCCTCGAGGCGTACGACGGGCTGACCGGCGAGGCGCTGCCCGACGTCGCGGAGGACGCCTACCTGCACCGCTTCGCCGAGGCGAGCGCCACCGCCTTCGCCGACCGCAACCGCTGGGTCGGCGACGTCGAGGGCGTGCCGACGGCCGAGCTGGTCTCCCAGGGCTTCGCCGACGAGCGCGCCTGCGGCCTCTTCGACGCCGACGTCGCCGCACCGCGGCCCATCCCCTTCGGCTCCCCCGACGGCGACTACGCGTGCGACGCCGACGCGGGCAGCACGGCCCTCACCCGGGACGACCACGGGACGACGCACCTCACCGTCGCGGACGCGAGCGGCGACGTCGTCTCCTACACGTTGACCATCGAGCAGACCGGCGGCTCGGGCATCACCGTCCCGGGCTACGGCTTCCTTCTGAACAACGAGCTGACGGACTTCAACTTCGTCCCGGTGACGGCCGGCGTGCCCGACCCCAACCTGCCCGGCCCGGGCAAGCGGCCGCGCTCCTCGATGGCGCCGACGGTCGTGCTGCAGGACGGCGTCGCGGTCGGCGGCCTCGGCTCGCCGGGCGGCGCCACCATCATCACGACCGTGGGCCAGGTCCTCACCGGGTACGTCGACCGCGACCTGCCCGTCGTGGACGCCATCGCCGCCCCGCGGATCTCCTCGCGCAACGGCGCGACGACGCAGGCCGAGCCGGCCATCACGGACGGTCCGCTCGGGGCGGCGCTGACGGCGCGGGGCCACCGCCTCGCCACGTCGGCGGAGATCGGCGCGGCGACGGCGGTCCGGCTGCTGCCGGACGGGCGCGTCGAGGCGGGCGCGGAGACGACGCGGCGCGGCGGCGGGGCGGCCGGTGTCGTCGACCCCTCCTGA
- a CDS encoding ABC transporter ATP-binding protein: protein MTAETAGPRDAGDALLARVVGVTRRYAEVTALDDVSLDVPAGQLLGLLGPNGAGKSTLLQLLCGLRRPTSGRVELFGLPPTEPAARRSLGMTPQETGLPPTLRVGEVVDVVAGHFAAPMPTGDLLERFGIADLRRRQTGGLSGGQKRRLAVALAFVGRPRLVLLDEPTTGLDVDARHDLWAAVREYHREGGTVVLTSHYLEEVEALAERVVVVDRGRVLVDGTLDEVRSAVPSRRVRLRAAAPPALAGADVTRVVSDGDRHELWTTDADDLVRRLVRSGTDFRDLEVASASLEEAFLAVTAGAAGPASPTAAPRPGTEKEVAR, encoded by the coding sequence GTGACCGCCGAGACCGCCGGACCCCGCGACGCGGGCGACGCCCTGCTGGCCCGCGTGGTCGGCGTCACCCGCCGCTACGCCGAGGTGACGGCGCTCGACGACGTGTCGCTCGACGTCCCCGCCGGGCAGCTGCTCGGCCTGCTGGGCCCCAACGGCGCGGGGAAGTCCACGCTGCTGCAGCTGCTCTGCGGGCTGCGCCGCCCGACGTCGGGGCGCGTGGAGCTCTTCGGCCTCCCGCCGACCGAGCCCGCGGCCCGCCGCTCGCTGGGCATGACGCCGCAGGAGACGGGGCTGCCGCCGACGCTGCGCGTGGGCGAGGTCGTCGACGTCGTGGCCGGCCACTTCGCCGCGCCGATGCCGACGGGCGACCTGCTCGAGCGCTTCGGGATCGCCGACCTGCGACGCCGTCAGACCGGCGGCCTGTCCGGCGGGCAGAAGCGCCGGCTCGCCGTCGCCCTCGCCTTCGTGGGGCGGCCCCGCCTCGTGCTCCTCGACGAGCCCACCACCGGGCTCGACGTCGACGCCCGGCACGACCTGTGGGCCGCCGTCCGGGAGTACCACCGCGAGGGCGGCACCGTCGTCCTCACGAGCCACTACCTCGAGGAGGTCGAGGCCCTCGCCGAGCGCGTGGTCGTCGTCGACCGCGGGCGCGTGCTCGTCGACGGCACGCTCGACGAGGTGCGCTCGGCCGTCCCGTCGCGCCGGGTCCGGCTGCGCGCCGCCGCCCCGCCGGCCCTCGCCGGCGCGGACGTCACCCGGGTCGTCAGCGACGGCGACCGGCACGAGCTGTGGACGACCGACGCCGACGACCTCGTGCGCCGGCTCGTCCGCTCCGGCACGGATTTCCGCGACCTCGAGGTCGCCTCCGCGTCGCTGGAGGAGGCCTTCCTCGCCGTCACCGCCGGCGCGGCCGGCCCGGCGTCCCCCACCGCCGCCCCCCGCCCCGGCACCGAGAAGGAGGTGGCGCGGTGA
- a CDS encoding Pr6Pr family membrane protein → MSSTPPETRPRPTAAAPSVRAERGWWTLVAVVGVASLGLQLWLTLTSGEPALGTRLVRLVSFFTISTNVLVALLAVLVATGRHPDDRHGTAPVWWRALRLGAPVCIVVVGVVYHLRLADLVELTPLGAVADAGLHSVVPVLALVGWVWFTPRGLADARAALLALVYPVLWAVWTFTRGAGDGWYPYPFVDVGVVGVDGAVRGVVGVTVLLAVLLTAAMLVDRALGRRRAR, encoded by the coding sequence GTGTCGTCGACCCCTCCTGAGACGCGGCCCCGGCCGACGGCCGCGGCGCCGTCCGTCCGGGCCGAGCGCGGCTGGTGGACGCTGGTCGCGGTCGTCGGCGTCGCGTCGCTCGGGCTGCAGCTCTGGCTGACGCTCACGTCCGGGGAGCCCGCGCTCGGCACGCGGCTCGTGCGTCTCGTCAGCTTCTTCACCATCAGCACGAACGTGCTCGTGGCGCTGCTGGCGGTGCTCGTCGCGACCGGCCGGCATCCGGACGACCGGCACGGCACCGCCCCGGTGTGGTGGCGGGCGCTGCGGCTCGGCGCCCCGGTGTGCATCGTCGTCGTCGGCGTCGTCTACCACCTGCGGCTCGCCGACCTCGTGGAGCTGACGCCGCTCGGGGCGGTCGCGGACGCCGGGCTGCACTCCGTCGTCCCGGTGCTCGCGCTCGTCGGCTGGGTGTGGTTCACGCCGCGCGGCCTGGCGGACGCGCGGGCCGCGCTGCTGGCGCTCGTCTACCCGGTGCTGTGGGCCGTGTGGACCTTCACCCGCGGGGCGGGCGACGGCTGGTACCCCTACCCCTTCGTCGACGTCGGCGTCGTCGGGGTGGACGGCGCGGTGCGCGGCGTCGTCGGGGTGACCGTGTTGCTGGCGGTGCTGCTCACCGCCGCGATGCTGGTGGACCGGGCGCTCGGGCGGCGTCGCGCCCGGTAG
- a CDS encoding DEAD/DEAH box helicase: MPSQSRREDVPSDAATDDTPGVTFADLGLRAEVLRALDGLGYEEPTPIQAESIPALLTGADLLGQAATGTGKTAAFALPLLEQVPTGGGRRPVGLVLVPTRELALQVSEAVATYGKHLGARVLAVYGGTPIGKQLRELERGVDVVVATPGRALDHIGRGTLPLDGLRTVVLDEADEMLDMGFAEDIEEILAAAPSERQTVLFSATMPPRIDRIARRHQREPVRISIRRAAPSQGEQPLVRQTAYLVGRPHKVAALGRILDLEQPTAAIVFCRTREEVDTVTERLGTRGYRAEGLHGGMSQEQRDKVVSRLRAGATQLLVATDVAARGLDVDVLTHVVNFDVPSAAEAYVHRIGRVGRAGREGVALTLAEPRERRQLSVIERLTGTPLPVLPLPTVADLRASRLETTRGLVSAALAGVRDDLEDVRGVLDALLADHDAVDVALAALRLAHDARGATDDQEIPAPSAGLRSGPGRDSRDGRGPVGPRGGAAARGGRPPRSGAAAGNVRLFVGVGRRAGVRPGDLVGAIANETSVAGRDIGAIEITERFSLVEVPERAADDVVSALRGSTIKGRRAMVRRDRDDEGR, translated from the coding sequence CTGCCCTCCCAGTCCCGCCGCGAGGACGTCCCGTCCGACGCCGCGACGGACGACACCCCCGGCGTCACCTTCGCCGACCTCGGCCTGCGCGCCGAGGTGCTCCGCGCCCTCGACGGCCTCGGCTACGAGGAGCCCACCCCCATCCAGGCCGAGTCGATCCCGGCCCTGCTGACCGGCGCCGACCTGCTCGGCCAGGCCGCGACCGGCACGGGCAAGACGGCGGCCTTCGCGCTGCCGCTGCTCGAGCAGGTGCCCACGGGCGGCGGCCGCCGCCCCGTCGGCCTCGTCCTCGTCCCGACCCGCGAGCTCGCGCTCCAGGTCTCCGAGGCCGTCGCCACCTACGGCAAGCACCTGGGCGCCCGCGTCCTCGCCGTCTACGGCGGCACGCCGATCGGCAAGCAGCTCCGCGAGCTCGAGCGGGGCGTCGACGTCGTCGTCGCCACCCCGGGCCGCGCGCTCGACCACATCGGCCGCGGCACGCTGCCCCTCGACGGGCTGCGCACCGTCGTCCTCGACGAGGCCGACGAGATGCTCGACATGGGCTTCGCGGAGGACATCGAGGAGATCCTCGCCGCCGCGCCGTCCGAGCGTCAGACGGTCCTCTTCTCGGCGACGATGCCGCCGCGCATCGACCGCATCGCCCGCCGCCACCAGCGCGAGCCCGTCCGCATCAGCATCCGTCGCGCCGCGCCCTCGCAGGGCGAGCAGCCGCTCGTCCGCCAGACGGCGTACCTCGTCGGCCGCCCGCACAAGGTCGCCGCGCTCGGCCGCATCCTCGACCTCGAGCAGCCGACGGCGGCCATCGTCTTCTGCCGCACCCGCGAGGAGGTCGACACCGTCACCGAGCGGCTCGGCACCCGTGGCTACCGGGCCGAGGGCCTCCACGGCGGCATGAGCCAGGAGCAGCGCGACAAGGTCGTGAGCCGCCTCCGGGCCGGCGCCACGCAGCTCCTCGTCGCCACCGACGTCGCCGCCCGGGGCCTCGACGTCGACGTGCTCACCCACGTCGTGAACTTCGACGTCCCCTCGGCGGCGGAGGCCTACGTCCACCGCATCGGCCGCGTCGGTCGCGCCGGCCGCGAGGGCGTCGCCCTCACGCTGGCCGAGCCCCGCGAGCGTCGTCAGCTCTCGGTCATCGAGCGCCTCACCGGCACCCCGCTGCCGGTGCTCCCGCTCCCGACCGTCGCGGACCTCCGCGCCTCGCGCCTCGAGACGACGCGCGGCCTCGTCTCGGCCGCCCTCGCCGGCGTCCGGGACGACCTCGAGGACGTCCGCGGCGTGCTCGACGCGCTGCTGGCCGACCACGACGCCGTCGACGTCGCGCTCGCCGCGCTGCGTCTGGCGCACGACGCGCGCGGCGCCACGGACGACCAGGAGATCCCCGCGCCGAGCGCCGGCCTGCGCTCCGGGCCCGGGCGGGACAGCCGGGACGGCCGCGGGCCCGTCGGCCCCCGGGGCGGCGCGGCCGCCCGTGGCGGTCGCCCGCCGCGCTCCGGTGCCGCCGCCGGCAACGTCCGGCTCTTCGTCGGCGTCGGCCGCCGCGCCGGCGTCCGTCCCGGCGACCTCGTCGGCGCCATCGCCAACGAGACGTCGGTCGCGGGCCGCGACATCGGCGCCATCGAGATCACCGAGCGCTTCTCGCTCGTCGAGGTGCCCGAGCGCGCCGCCGACGACGTCGTGAGCGCCCTGCGCGGCAGCACCATCAAGGGCCGTCGCGCCATGGTCCGCCGCGACCGGGACGACGAGGGCCGCTGA
- a CDS encoding ABC transporter permease: MSSLAPARPDGPDAARTPGALRLVALHTRAQVVETARVPIALVGTLVFPTLVLLFFVVPQPFAQDPAPATAAVAQISLFAVISVCLFTYGVGVAEDRALPWDPYLRTLPVGAGPRLAGRLLNGLGFALASLVPVVGVASLLTAATLPAGRLLLTGGALALAALPMLGLGLAIGYGASTKAALALAQLLLLPLAFGGGLFLPPELFPTWLDALSTWLPTRAGRDLVVAASTGTDLSTTALPVLAAWTVLTGALAVLAYRRDEGRRFR; the protein is encoded by the coding sequence GTGAGCAGCCTCGCCCCGGCCCGCCCCGACGGGCCCGACGCCGCCCGCACCCCGGGCGCGCTGCGCCTCGTCGCCCTCCACACGCGCGCGCAGGTCGTGGAGACGGCGCGCGTGCCCATCGCGCTCGTGGGCACGCTCGTCTTCCCCACGCTCGTGCTCCTCTTCTTCGTCGTCCCGCAGCCCTTCGCCCAGGACCCCGCCCCGGCCACCGCCGCCGTCGCGCAGATCTCCCTCTTCGCCGTCATCAGCGTGTGCCTCTTCACCTACGGCGTCGGGGTCGCGGAGGACCGCGCCCTGCCGTGGGACCCGTACCTGCGGACGCTGCCCGTCGGCGCAGGGCCCCGCCTCGCGGGCCGGCTGCTCAACGGGCTGGGCTTCGCGCTCGCGTCGCTCGTGCCGGTGGTCGGCGTCGCGTCGCTCCTCACCGCGGCGACGCTCCCGGCAGGCCGGCTCCTCCTCACCGGTGGTGCCCTCGCCCTGGCCGCCCTGCCGATGCTCGGCCTCGGGCTCGCCATCGGGTACGGCGCCTCGACGAAGGCGGCGCTCGCGCTGGCGCAGCTGCTCCTGCTGCCCCTGGCCTTCGGCGGCGGGCTGTTCCTCCCGCCGGAGCTCTTCCCGACCTGGCTCGACGCCCTCTCGACCTGGCTGCCGACCCGCGCCGGGCGCGACCTCGTCGTCGCGGCGTCGACGGGCACCGACCTCTCCACGACGGCCCTGCCCGTCCTCGCCGCCTGGACCGTGCTGACGGGCGCCCTCGCCGTCCTCGCCTACCGCCGCGACGAGGGCCGCCGCTTCCGCTGA
- a CDS encoding excalibur calcium-binding domain-containing protein, with protein sequence MPRTARPSLPLRAALAVVAAATAALLTAAPAGAGSPEEEGGAFFYCLQFSTQEAAQAFFDAPDPGADVSQMDSDGDGTACEDDEVPEGGVACPPEEVSDIIAARPGECAVPAATTTAPPTPTPSPSPTTPSASGTPEPTPTATATTPSEEGSTVSTGRTWGASTATLVGGVVLLAAVAAGVAVLVRRRQRHRR encoded by the coding sequence GTGCCCCGCACCGCCCGCCCGTCCCTGCCGCTCCGCGCCGCCCTCGCGGTCGTGGCCGCGGCCACCGCCGCGCTGCTCACGGCCGCTCCCGCCGGGGCCGGCTCCCCCGAGGAGGAGGGCGGCGCCTTCTTCTACTGCCTGCAGTTCTCGACGCAGGAGGCGGCGCAGGCCTTCTTCGACGCGCCCGACCCGGGCGCGGACGTCAGCCAGATGGACTCCGACGGCGACGGGACGGCCTGCGAGGACGACGAGGTGCCCGAGGGCGGCGTCGCCTGCCCGCCCGAGGAGGTGTCGGACATCATCGCCGCCCGTCCGGGCGAGTGCGCCGTCCCGGCGGCGACGACGACGGCCCCGCCGACGCCGACGCCGAGCCCGAGCCCCACCACGCCCTCGGCGTCAGGGACGCCGGAGCCGACCCCCACCGCGACGGCGACGACGCCGTCCGAGGAGGGGTCGACGGTCTCCACCGGTCGGACGTGGGGCGCCTCCACCGCCACCCTGGTCGGCGGCGTCGTGCTGCTCGCCGCGGTCGCGGCGGGCGTCGCCGTGCTCGTCCGCCGTCGGCAACGCCACCGCCGCTGA
- a CDS encoding DUF3500 domain-containing protein: MTSNRLSPSALASRGRRRLSTAVTSLALVGTLVLGGCAATTTDTSSAGTTSTTTTSATTDATTASAIDTTAAGTTDATTTAGTISDTAAAAQAFLATLTDEQREQVLYAYDDETKSTSWSNFPVTFVERAGLDLTDLTAEQQAAAMAVVEALLSEEGYATVTGIMGGDQYLADESSSTEESLGQYYIAFFGDPSDTSAFTVQVGGHHLGINATLDGTADAITFAPTHLGVQPAVYTDADGDEVQPFDGIYTDAFAFFDSLTAEQQATLTSGEVTSCAPGDTCDFATGTGLTGADLTDEQRELLLQLVASWAGMADEETTATALAEIEATLDDTVVAWSGETTYDMSSGDGISFSISGPDVYVSFQAQQGSAGADVDGVTTSGWGHVHTIYRDPTDDYAGSVTQQAATSGPGAGGGATAGGPGDGGTPPSGAPEETSADATAAA, from the coding sequence ATGACCTCGAACCGTCTCTCGCCCAGCGCCCTCGCCTCCCGCGGCCGCCGCCGCCTGTCCACCGCCGTCACGTCGCTCGCCCTCGTCGGCACGCTCGTGCTCGGCGGGTGCGCCGCCACGACGACGGACACGTCGTCGGCCGGCACGACCTCCACCACGACGACGTCCGCCACGACCGACGCGACCACCGCCTCGGCGATCGACACGACCGCCGCCGGCACCACCGACGCCACGACGACCGCCGGCACCATCAGCGACACCGCGGCCGCTGCCCAGGCCTTCCTCGCGACGCTCACCGACGAGCAGCGGGAGCAGGTGCTCTACGCCTACGACGACGAGACGAAGTCCACGTCGTGGTCGAACTTCCCCGTCACCTTCGTCGAGCGCGCCGGGCTGGACCTCACGGACCTGACCGCGGAGCAGCAGGCGGCCGCGATGGCAGTCGTCGAGGCGCTGCTGTCCGAGGAGGGCTACGCGACGGTCACCGGGATCATGGGCGGCGACCAGTACCTGGCGGACGAGTCCAGCAGCACCGAGGAGAGCCTCGGCCAGTACTACATCGCCTTCTTCGGCGACCCCTCCGACACCTCGGCCTTCACCGTCCAGGTCGGCGGCCACCACCTCGGGATCAACGCCACCCTCGACGGCACCGCCGACGCCATCACCTTCGCGCCCACCCACCTGGGCGTCCAGCCGGCGGTCTACACCGACGCCGATGGCGACGAGGTCCAGCCCTTCGACGGCATCTACACCGACGCTTTCGCCTTCTTCGACTCCCTCACCGCCGAGCAGCAGGCGACGCTCACCTCCGGCGAGGTCACCTCCTGCGCCCCCGGTGACACCTGCGACTTCGCCACCGGCACCGGGCTGACGGGCGCCGACCTCACCGACGAGCAGCGGGAGCTGCTGCTGCAGCTCGTCGCGAGCTGGGCGGGCATGGCCGACGAGGAGACCACGGCGACCGCCCTGGCCGAGATCGAGGCCACCCTCGACGACACCGTCGTCGCCTGGTCCGGCGAGACGACCTACGACATGTCCAGCGGCGACGGGATCAGCTTCTCGATCTCGGGGCCGGACGTGTACGTCTCGTTCCAGGCCCAGCAGGGCTCCGCCGGCGCCGACGTCGACGGCGTCACGACCTCCGGGTGGGGCCACGTCCACACCATCTACCGCGACCCGACGGACGACTACGCGGGCAGCGTCACGCAGCAGGCGGCGACGTCCGGCCCGGGGGCGGGCGGCGGCGCCACCGCCGGCGGCCCCGGCGACGGCGGCACGCCGCCGAGCGGCGCCCCGGAGGAGACCTCCGCCGACGCCACCGCGGCGGCCTGA
- a CDS encoding 5'-3' exonuclease, with product MSTATAHRPGTDAGAPVPEDAPLLLAVDGNSLLHRAHHAHEAGQHRDAAGRPVWALRGVVSLIASAAARLGPDALVVGFDCSDRNERRVAHPAYKAHRPEKHPDLRAQLDDAPALLAEAGLPVVVAEGHEADDVLASAAALARRNGWRCTAVTSDRDAFALVDASTSVLRVIAGGIGASPVLTARTVPLVTGVRPEQYRCLAALRGDTSDNLPGVTGIGAKTAARLLAAFDSTDAVFAALDEGRDDEVAAAAGPRVARLLRAPGAREGVALNHRLMTMRDDLALPPVDDLRLPLDLVRVQAALGVRDVRLGPSLWALVGGSPPAEHWAAAGLADVPPDLVDLPPADDEVPPEGRRWVPVRPAPPAPVEVLAPLVHEPMGAKGLAKVRKDPGEDQLSLFG from the coding sequence GTGAGCACCGCGACCGCGCACCGCCCCGGCACCGACGCCGGCGCGCCGGTGCCCGAGGACGCGCCGCTGCTGCTCGCCGTCGACGGCAACAGCCTGCTGCACCGGGCCCACCACGCCCACGAGGCCGGCCAGCACCGCGACGCCGCCGGCCGGCCGGTCTGGGCGCTGCGCGGTGTCGTCAGCCTCATCGCCTCCGCCGCAGCGCGTCTCGGCCCCGACGCGCTCGTCGTCGGGTTCGACTGCAGCGACCGCAACGAGCGCCGCGTGGCCCACCCCGCCTACAAGGCGCACCGTCCGGAGAAGCACCCGGACCTGCGGGCCCAGCTCGACGACGCCCCGGCCCTCCTCGCCGAGGCGGGCCTGCCCGTCGTCGTCGCCGAGGGGCATGAGGCCGACGACGTCCTCGCCTCCGCGGCCGCGCTGGCCCGCCGCAACGGCTGGCGCTGCACGGCCGTGACGAGCGACCGGGACGCCTTCGCCCTCGTCGACGCGTCGACGTCGGTCCTCCGGGTCATCGCCGGCGGCATCGGCGCCTCCCCCGTCCTCACCGCCCGGACGGTGCCGCTCGTCACCGGCGTGCGGCCCGAGCAGTACCGCTGCCTCGCGGCCCTGCGCGGCGACACCTCGGACAACCTGCCGGGCGTCACGGGGATCGGGGCCAAGACGGCCGCCCGGCTCCTCGCCGCCTTCGACTCGACCGACGCCGTCTTCGCCGCGCTGGACGAGGGTCGCGACGACGAGGTGGCGGCGGCCGCGGGCCCGCGCGTCGCCCGCCTCCTGCGCGCGCCCGGGGCCCGTGAGGGCGTCGCCCTCAACCACCGCCTCATGACGATGCGCGACGACCTCGCGCTGCCGCCCGTCGACGACCTCCGCCTGCCCCTCGACCTCGTGCGGGTGCAGGCCGCCCTCGGCGTCCGCGACGTGCGCCTCGGCCCGTCGCTGTGGGCGCTCGTCGGCGGCTCCCCGCCCGCGGAGCACTGGGCCGCAGCCGGTCTCGCCGACGTCCCGCCGGACCTCGTCGACCTGCCGCCCGCCGACGACGAGGTGCCGCCGGAGGGCCGGCGGTGGGTGCCGGTGCGCCCGGCGCCCCCCGCCCCCGTCGAGGTCCTCGCGCCGCTCGTCCACGAGCCGATGGGCGCCAAGGGGCTGGCCAAGGTCCGCAAGGACCCGGGCGAGGACCAGCTGAGCCTCTTCGGCTGA
- a CDS encoding dienelactone hydrolase family protein gives MSETPRQNTSFPRPDGGTGHGYLELPPSGRGPALVVVQEWWGLTEHVEDLVRRFAADGFVALAPDLYGGRTTHDGEEAARLMQELPVERAAADLAGAVDLLLGHEAVTSSTVGVAGFCMGGAFALTLAAQQGDRVGAVTPFYGLPDVDATPWRDVTAAVQGHYARRDRIDLGVVHDAFGRMRGVGGRPADRPVELHVYDAAHAFVNDGGPAYDPAAAATAWARATSFLRAHVR, from the coding sequence ATGAGCGAGACGCCGCGCCAGAACACGTCCTTCCCCCGCCCCGACGGGGGCACCGGCCACGGCTACCTCGAGCTGCCGCCGTCCGGCCGGGGACCCGCCCTCGTCGTCGTGCAGGAGTGGTGGGGCCTCACCGAGCACGTCGAGGACCTCGTGCGCCGCTTCGCCGCGGACGGCTTCGTCGCGCTGGCGCCGGACCTCTACGGGGGCCGGACGACGCACGACGGCGAGGAGGCGGCCCGGCTCATGCAGGAGCTGCCGGTCGAGCGCGCCGCCGCGGACCTCGCGGGCGCCGTCGACCTGCTGCTCGGGCACGAGGCCGTGACGTCGTCGACGGTCGGCGTCGCCGGCTTCTGCATGGGCGGCGCCTTCGCGCTCACCCTCGCCGCCCAGCAGGGCGACCGCGTGGGCGCCGTGACGCCCTTCTACGGCCTGCCGGACGTCGACGCGACGCCCTGGCGGGACGTCACCGCCGCGGTCCAGGGCCACTACGCCCGCCGCGACCGCATCGACCTGGGCGTCGTCCACGACGCCTTCGGGCGGATGCGCGGCGTCGGCGGACGGCCGGCGGACCGCCCGGTGGAGCTGCACGTCTACGACGCGGCGCACGCCTTCGTCAACGACGGCGGCCCGGCCTACGACCCGGCGGCCGCCGCGACGGCGTGGGCGCGGGCCACGTCCTTCCTGCGGGCGCACGTGCGCTGA
- a CDS encoding DUF3817 domain-containing protein: MARPTSAARPTTSRGARLVARLRRPPASPLVRARVRTAFRVLAVVEALTWAGLLAGMTWHYLLGHGRGGIEVFGALHGAAFVAYGTVALLTWWVQQWRPVVGLLSLAAAVPPFGTIAFEVWAQRRGHLDDRTPA; this comes from the coding sequence ATGGCCCGTCCCACCAGCGCTGCCCGACCGACCACCTCACGCGGGGCCCGGCTCGTCGCCCGTCTGCGCCGCCCGCCCGCCTCCCCCCTCGTCCGCGCCCGGGTGCGGACGGCCTTCCGCGTCCTCGCCGTCGTCGAGGCGCTGACGTGGGCCGGGCTGCTCGCCGGCATGACGTGGCACTACCTCCTGGGCCACGGCCGCGGCGGGATCGAGGTGTTCGGCGCCCTCCACGGGGCGGCCTTCGTCGCCTACGGCACGGTCGCGCTGCTCACGTGGTGGGTGCAGCAGTGGCGGCCGGTCGTGGGCCTGCTGTCCCTCGCGGCGGCGGTCCCGCCCTTCGGGACCATCGCCTTCGAGGTGTGGGCGCAGCGCCGCGGGCACCTCGACGACCGCACCCCCGCCTGA
- a CDS encoding transcriptional regulator: MSGRTAAEDDVGTAPELDTVIHAPARLRLVAALAALEPGDSIAFPRLQKLQDLTAGNLGAHLRKLEDAGYVAVEKTHRGRTPTTYVALTPRGRQALVDHTAALRALLEPVVPRPAARPVEETP, from the coding sequence GTGAGCGGGCGCACCGCGGCCGAGGACGACGTCGGCACCGCCCCCGAGCTCGACACCGTCATCCACGCCCCGGCCCGTCTGCGTCTCGTCGCGGCGTTGGCGGCGCTCGAGCCCGGCGACAGCATCGCCTTCCCCCGGCTGCAGAAGCTGCAGGACCTCACGGCCGGCAACCTCGGCGCCCACCTGCGCAAGCTCGAGGACGCCGGGTACGTCGCCGTCGAGAAGACCCACCGGGGGCGCACGCCCACGACGTACGTGGCGCTGACGCCGCGCGGCCGGCAGGCGCTCGTCGACCACACCGCGGCCCTGCGCGCCCTGCTCGAGCCCGTCGTCCCGCGACCCGCCGCCCGTCCCGTCGAGGAGACCCCGTGA